TCGACGAGGTCACGTGGGTGGCGGATGACCACATCCGCTACCTGAATCCTGAGATCGTCCTGCTGTTCAAGGCGCGGAAACGGCGTACGAAGGACCGTCGCGACTTCGATCGCGTGTGGCCGATGCTTGCGGAGGGCAAGCAGGTCTGGTTGCGCGAGATGGTCCGCGGGCACCCGTGGTTGCGTTCAGTCGACGGGTGACGGCCACTCGGTTTCGGGCAGGAGGGTGCGGAGGGGCGCCGTACGGTGTCGGCCCAGGATCACCTCGGTGTCGAGGTTGGACGGGTCGATCTGGCGGATGAACTCCCGGCAGCGGCCGCACGGAGCGACGACGTGCAGCGGGCCGTCGCCGCGCCAGACGGCGACGATCTTCGCGATCTTGTACTCGCGCGCGGTCACCATCGCGGCGATGGCGGCGTGCTCGGCGCAGAACCCCGTACCGGACGCGGTGTCGATGCACACGCCGACGTACACGTTGCCGGCGTCGGTGAGCAGCGCCGACGCCACATCGCCGAAGATCCGATCGTCGACGTGATACGGATGCAGCACGGCCGCGGCCGCATCGATGAGCTCGTCGTTGATCACACCCGAGAACCTAGCAACGCCAGCTTCGGTGAAACCACCGCATTTGCGTGTGAGACTGCGGTGGTGGCCGACTCGTACAGGAGCCTGAGCGGTACGTCGGCGAGATCGCCGCCTTTCTTCAGGCGGACTGACGCGGCAGGAACGGTTCCGCGGAGTCGGGCTGTACGGCGTCGTTCAGGTCGATCTCGTGTACGCCGCAGAACTCGATGCGGCGCGCGTCCGTCAGCGCCTCGATCACCATGCTGTGGCACACGGCAACGAACG
This Kribbella sp. NBC_00482 DNA region includes the following protein-coding sequences:
- a CDS encoding cytidine deaminase family protein, whose translation is MINDELIDAAAAVLHPYHVDDRIFGDVASALLTDAGNVYVGVCIDTASGTGFCAEHAAIAAMVTAREYKIAKIVAVWRGDGPLHVVAPCGRCREFIRQIDPSNLDTEVILGRHRTAPLRTLLPETEWPSPVD